In a single window of the Anabas testudineus chromosome 17, fAnaTes1.2, whole genome shotgun sequence genome:
- the LOC113172091 gene encoding nucleolar protein 7-like, whose amino-acid sequence MAKKQRGKTSSPLKAADGEKQTENFSLMLDSSDDEAPEEVTFGDSKAQALQSLKEALDTAKREKALLKEKRRKRQELFQEQKKRKLLPADVLEEIDSAPSKKQKQSEDEAEDEQQEDEEEEEGERRKKKKRKLAHSRNLKGKYTVKTVKEQASASYQQQEAEDFIRSRLYGPGSCRTTNNELLSLQNKKGMNKSAAVQFVKKDWASKEKAKAEKMKKRWIHKQQIPSC is encoded by the exons ATGGCGAAGAAACAACGTGGGAAAACAAGTTCACCGCTGAAGGCAGCGGATGGCGAAAAACAGACGGAAAACTTCAGCTTGATGCTCGACTCGAGTGACGATGAGGCTCCTGAAGAGGTGACATTTGGAGACTCAAAGGCTCAGGCTCTGCAAAGCTTGAAAGAGGCGCTGGATACAGCCAAGAG GGAGAAGGCGCtgctgaaagagaagaggaggaagagacaggAGCTGTTCCAGGAACAGAAG aaaagaaaactcttaCCAGCTGACGTGTTGGAGGAAATCGACTCAGCTCCTTCAAA gaaacagaaacagtctgaaGATGAAG CTGAAGACGAGCagcaggaggatgaagaggaggaagagggagagagacggaagaagaagaagaggaaattaGCACATTCAAGAAA tctgaAAGGAAAGTACACAGTGAAGACGGTGAAGGAGCAAGCATCTGCGTCATaccagcagcaggaagctgagGATTTTATCCGGTCCAGACTGTACGGACCAGGAAGCTGCAGGACAACAA ATAACGAGCTGCTTTCtcttcaaaacaaaaaagggatGAATAAGAGTGCAGCAGTGCAGTTTGTCAAGAAAGACTGGG CCTCTAAGGAAAAAGCCAAagcagagaagatgaagaagaggtgGATCCACAAGCAGCAGATTCCCTCCTGCTGA
- the epdr1 gene encoding mammalian ependymin-related protein 1: MHQVLFVLLAALGAALLGLPGVDASPAVGPCVAPLQWEGRWVLYDHSTGRNHRAAVSYDALNQRIRVLQQHKKHTPCQKFFEYIYLYQSMVMFQIDQKTKDCSKIALTDAWDPFDIPDNSTFEDQYFIGGPGDNVEVQEWSDRKPARQHETWVGVYTLKDCYPVQETYTRNSSVTTSTRFFNLQLGISDPNVFTPPSTCQSARPERMAESDC, encoded by the exons ATGCACCAAGTGTTATTTGTGCTTCTGGCCGCTCTCGGCGCGGCTCTCCTCGGACTCCCCGGGGTGGACGCCTCCCCGGCGGTCGGGCCCTGCGTCGCCCCGCTGCAGTGGGAAGGCAGATGGGTGCTGTACGACCACAGCACCGGGAGGAACCACCGAGCCGCCGTTTCTTATGACGCCCTGAACCAGAGGATCCGagtcctgcagcagcacaagAAACACACCCCGTGTCAAAA ATTCTTTGAGTACATCTATTTGTACCAGAGCATGGTGATGTTCCAGATCGACCAGAAGACCAAGGACTGCTCAAAGATCGCTCTAACAGACGCCTGGGATCCCTTTGACATCCCTGACAACTCCACCTTCGAGGACCAGTACTTCATCGGCGGCCCTGGGGACAACGTGGAGGTTCAGGAGTGGTCGGACAGGAAACCTGCACGTCAGC ATGAGACCTGGGTGGGGGTTTACACCCTGAAAGACTGCTACCCGGTGCAGGAGACCTACACCAGGAACAGCAGCGTCACCACCTCCACGCGCTTCTTCAACCTCCAGCTGGGCATCAGCGACCCCAACGTCTTCACCCCACCTAGCACCTGCCAATCAGCTCGTCCTGAGAGGATGGCCGAGTCCGACTGCTGA